The genomic interval CTACGCCGCTGAGCGTGCCTTGAGCCGTTTGAAGTCACGCAAGATTGCCACGATTGAATGCCCTGTGTTGTTTGAAGCGCCTGTGGCTGCAGGCCTGTTGGGCGGCTTTGTGCAAGCCGTGAGCGGTGGTGCGTTGTACCGCAAGAGCACGTTCTTGCTCGACTCGTTAGGCAAACGCGTGTTTCCCAAGCACATCGACATTTCCGAAGACCCGTTTGTCATGCGCGGCAAAGGCAGCTCACCGTTTGACGACGAAGGCGTGACCGTCCGCGCACGTCGCGTGGTGGATGCAGGTCGCGTGGAAGGCTATTTCCTCAGCAGCTACACCGCCCGCAAGCTGGGTATGCCCACCACAGGTAACTCAGGCGGCTCGCACAACTTGGTCATGTCTTCACGCCTCACACAAAGCGCAGATGACTTGGATGCCATGCTGAAAAAGCTAGGCACCGGTTTGTTTGTGATTGAGCTGATGGGACAGGGCGTGAACTACGTGACGGGCGACTACTCACGCGGCGCTAGCGGCTTTTGGGTTGAGAACGGGCGCATTGCTTACCCAGTGCAAGAGATCACCATTGCTGGGAATATGAAAGACATGTTCCAAGGTATCGAGGCCATTGGTTCAGATGCTTACACGATGGGGGCCAAGACGATTGGTTCTGTGCTGATCAATCGCATGAAGGTTGCTGGCAGCTAATTGCTCTGCTCGTTGCGTTTTGGTTTTGTAGTTTGCTGAGGCGCGAATGCGGTGTGGCGTAACTGCCCTAGCCCCGTCAACAGTAAGAGCAGGGGAGTTCCTCCCCCTCAGTCGCAACAGTCAGCGAAGGGAAGCCAAACCTTAGCCCGCCAATGCCGACTTCACAGCAGCAGACACCAGCCCCATGTCAGCCTTGCCCGCCAACTGCGCCTTCACAGCACCCATGACCTTGCCCATGTCGCCAGGGCCTGCAGCACCCACTTCAGCCACGATGGCCTTCACGGCAGCTGTGATTTCGTCGGCGCTCAATCGCTGAGGCAAGTACACCTCTAGCACTTTCATTTCGGCGCTTTCGATGTCAGCCAAGTCTTGGCGCTGGGCTGACACATAAGCGGCCACTGAGTCTTTGCGTTGCTTGATGAGCTTGTCCACGATGGCAATCACCATGGCGTCGTCCAGCTCCACGCGCTCGTCGACTTCTTTTTGCTTCATCGCGGCTTGCAGCAAGCGGATGGTGCCCAAGCGCACGCTGTCTTTGGCGCGCATGGCGGTTTTCATGTCTTCGGTGATTTGTGCTTTGAGGCTCATGGTGCATTCCTAGGGAGAGAAGTCAATCGAAAAAAAAGCCCGCTGAGGCGTCCCTAGCGAGCTTTTTTGGGGCAGAGGCTGCTTAGTACAGCTTCTTGGGCAACTGCATGCTGCGGATGCGCTTGTAGTTACGTTTCACGGCTGCTGCTTTTTTGCGTTTACGTTCAGCGGTTGGCTTCTCGTAGAACTCGCGAGCGCGCAAGTCGGTCAACAGACCCAATTTTTCAATGGTGCGCTTGAAGCGACGCAGAGCGACGTCAAACGGTTCGTTTTCTTTTACACGGATGGTGGTCATTACCAAAATTTCCAATTATTTGCAGTCAGAGGGTGCCTAGGAAGATCGTGCCTGAGCGCCGTGCCTGCGGTGTTCCCCAACATTAAGTTGATCAGGCCGTTGGGGATTTGCCAGCAAAGACGAAAATTATAGCGACTAAACAGCCGGTTTTAAGCGCGTACCCAAGGCTTTTGCGCAGGCATGTCCGCTAGACCATGCCCATTGGAAGTTGTAGCCGCCCAGCCAACCCGTGATGTCCACCACTTCGCCAATGAAATACAGGCCCGGTTGCTTGGATTCCATGGTTTGTTGCGACAAATCGCGGGTATCGACGCCGCCCACAGTGACCTCGGCCTTTTTGTAGCCCTCGGTCCCCGTGGGGGTGAGGGGCCAAGCGCTCAGGCGCTGGGCCAAGAGGTTCAGGGCTTTGTCGCTGGCCTCAATCACGGGGCGCTGCCACGCGGGGTCTTGGCTGGCCCACGTATCAGCCAAGCGAGAGGGCACCCAAGCGTTGAGTTCGTTGGCGATGAGTTTTTTAGAGTGCTGTTTGGCTGCCATCAACGCTTCTTGCAGGTCGACCTCAGGAGCGAGGTTGATGCGTATGTCAGTGCCTACTTGCCAATAGCTGGAGATTTGCAGCACGCCTGGGCCGGACAAGCCTCGGTGGGTGAAGAGCAAATCTTCGTCAAAGCCTTGCAGGGTTTTCTTGGTGCCGGTTTCAATACGCACCGGCAGCGAGAGGCCCGAGAGTTGGGCATAGGGTGCCCAAGCTTTGTCGTCAAAGGTGAGGGGTACGAGACCTGGTCGGGGTTCGACCACGCGCAGGTTGAATTGCTTGGCCAATCGGTAGCCAATGTCGGTCGCGCCAATTTTGGGGATGGACAAGCCGCCGGTGGCCACCACCACAGCCCCGGCGTGTACTGTGCCTTGGCCCGTATCGACCTCGTAGCGTTGCGCTTCGGGGACGGCATCCGAGTAGCGAATGTCTTTGAGGCTGCAGGGCTGCCAGCGCGTGACGCTGCCGCCGCTGGCTGACCCGTTGCATTCGGCCAAGAGCATTTGAATCAGGTCTTCCGCCGAGCGGTCGCAAAACAGCTGGCCTTTGTGCTTTTCGTGAAACGGGATGTGGTGCTTTTGCATGAGCGCCACAAAGTTTTGCGGCGTGTAACGCGACAGGGCGCTGCGGCAGAACTGCGGGTTGTCGCCCAAGAAGTGTTTGTGCGGTGCGCGCACGTCCAGCTCGCGGTTGGTGAAGTTGCTGCGACCACCGCCAGAGATACGAATTTTTTCGGCCACCTTTTCACTGTGGTCCAGCACCAGCACCTGCAACCCTTGTTGTGCGGCCACGCCTGCACAAAACAAACCGGCAGCACCGGCGCCCACAATCACAACGTCAAACGATTTCATGCAGGGAGTTTAGTGGGGGACTTAGCCCGCAGAGGCTTGCAGTTCAGCCCCGCCTTCCATCGCCAACAACCCCTTGAACACATCACCAATCACGATCACAGATGGGCTGGCCAATTCTTCACGGACGATGGTGTCATGTAACAGCTGCAACTCACACACCACATGGCGCTGTGTAGGCAAGCTCACTTGGTGAATCACGGCCACGGGTGTGTCAGCACGCATGCTTTGTAGCAGAGCCGCTTGCAACTGCGCTGCGCCGCTCACGCCCATGTAAATCACCAAAGTGAGTTTGGCTTGTTGCGCGGTTTGGCCCAATGCGACCCAGTCCACGCTATCGGCTGCGCCTTGTTTGGCGTGGCCAGTGATGAACAGCACGCCATGCGCGTGTTCGCGGTGGGTGAGGGGGATGCCCAACGAGGTCACGCCCGCCAAGCCAGAGGTGATGCCATTGATGACGGTCACGGCAATGCCTTGTGCTTGTAGGTGTTCCACCTCTTCGCCACCACGGCCAAAGATGAAGGGGTCGCCACCCTTGAGGCGCACCACGGTTTCGCCAGCCAGCGCTTCTTGCGCCATGAGCTTTTCAATGAAGGCTTGTGGGGTGGATTTGCAACCCCCGCGCTTGCCTACATAAATGATGCGTGCGGTTGTCGAGGCATGTGCGGTGATGGCGTCGCTGACCAAATCGTCTACCAACAACACGGTGGCCGAGGCAATGGCCTTGACGGCTTTGAGCGTCAGCAGCTCAGGGTCGCCCGGTCCTGCACCGACCAAAGTCACCTGGGGTTGATGTGTGTGTGTCATGGTCAAAGGCTCAAGGCTTTCAGCACCGCTTGAACTTGCGCAGCCAATGGCGCGGGCACGGGCAATTCGCCTTTGAGCACAGCCTGTGTGTAGCGCGCGGTGCTGGCGGCGTCGATGTCGGTGGGCAGCTCTGGCAGTTTGATGAGCGAACCTGCTTGTGCCTCGACCAAAGGTGTGCGCGTGCCGCGCACAAACGCGGCCATTTGCGGGGTGCGGCGTGCATCGGCCACCACTTCGCCCTCGGTGCCGCGCAGCAGCAGGGCGCGTGCGCCGGTGAGTTCAAACGTGGCGGCCATGGAGATGGCGTATTCAGGGTGGGTGTAGCTGCTGACCAGCAAGGCGTTCGCTTCTGTGGTGGGGTTCATCAGCTTTACTAAGCTGTGTGCTGGGTTGCGCAGGCCCACCACGCGGCGTACATCCAGCAAGCGCTTCAACCCCGGGCAAAGTACCTCGGTGGGGGCGAACACCACTTCGCCAGCTTGCACCGCGCACGCTTGGTCTAAGGCGGTCACGCCCATGGCACTCAACACCTCTTGGCTGGTGATGCGGCTGGATTCTGTGGCTGTGCCGTGCATGACGACGGCCAAGCCCTCACGTACCAACAGGTGTGCCAGCAAGGCCGTCAGCACTGGCAGCTTGCGTGCGCCGTTGTAGCTGGGCAGCACCACGACAGGACTGGATGCGCTGATGTGCTGCAAGCGGGCATGTGTGGCATCTAAAAAACCAGCCATTTCTTCAGCCGTTTCACCTTTGATGCGCATGGCGATGCAGAAGGCGCCCAGCTCTAAATCGCTCACGTTGCCGTCGAGGATTTGGCCCATCAAATCTGTGGCTTGTGCTCGGTCAAGCGCGCGAGCACCATCTCTGCCGCGTCCGATGTCTTTGATGTAGTGACTGATACTCATACTGCGATTGTCTCGCAGGCTTGATAACTTATGGCTATATGGTCAATTCATGTGGGGCGACCACGCGCGGGTCAAGCGAACTGGTTGAGCAAGAGCCCGCTGAGTTTGTCTGGGCGGTGCACATCATGCGGAATTTGGTTGTATTCGATTTTTCGCAAAACTTCACCAGAGCGTTCATCGGTCACGACGACATTGAGGGTTTTATGCACACTGTCAAAGGCAAACGACAGCGCGACCGTGCTGGGCGAGCGAACGGCAGTGGCGGGCGGCTGCACAGTTGGGGCCGCGCTTGGAAGCGATGGTGGGCCGTTGATCACGGCGTCATCCAGATGCGCCAGTGCGGTTGGGAGCAGTGACAGGTGTGACATAGGCGGTTCTTTTTCAGCGTTTACACCTGAACTATCGGCCCACGGACGCGTTAGATTAGTGACATGCCGGTCATCCCCCAATTGATGACGGAGATGTCATTTGGGGCTTTCTTTGAAATTGAACTTATCCATTCAAAATGAAATCAATACAAAAACAAAGGATGGT from Limnohabitans curvus carries:
- the ybiB gene encoding DNA-binding protein YbiB; amino-acid sequence: MSISHYIKDIGRGRDGARALDRAQATDLMGQILDGNVSDLELGAFCIAMRIKGETAEEMAGFLDATHARLQHISASSPVVVLPSYNGARKLPVLTALLAHLLVREGLAVVMHGTATESSRITSQEVLSAMGVTALDQACAVQAGEVVFAPTEVLCPGLKRLLDVRRVVGLRNPAHSLVKLMNPTTEANALLVSSYTHPEYAISMAATFELTGARALLLRGTEGEVVADARRTPQMAAFVRGTRTPLVEAQAGSLIKLPELPTDIDAASTARYTQAVLKGELPVPAPLAAQVQAVLKALSL
- the pmbA gene encoding metalloprotease PmbA, with amino-acid sequence MTKASKTQASSHTPAQGFSYSREHFESLVDAALKHAKKLGATDAGADASEGCGLSVSVRKGELENVERNRDKSLGVTVYLGHRRGNASTSDFSQAAIERTVQAAYDIARFTAEDPVAGLPDEKDIAKYHPDLDLFHPWNITSADAATLALRCEASAMQTDKRITNSEGAAVSAQQSHFFSAHTHGFRGGYASSRHTISVAPIAGKGDGMQRDAWYSSMRDANELASPESVGRYAAERALSRLKSRKIATIECPVLFEAPVAAGLLGGFVQAVSGGALYRKSTFLLDSLGKRVFPKHIDISEDPFVMRGKGSSPFDDEGVTVRARRVVDAGRVEGYFLSSYTARKLGMPTTGNSGGSHNLVMSSRLTQSADDLDAMLKKLGTGLFVIELMGQGVNYVTGDYSRGASGFWVENGRIAYPVQEITIAGNMKDMFQGIEAIGSDAYTMGAKTIGSVLINRMKVAGS
- the rpsU gene encoding 30S ribosomal protein S21, whose product is MTTIRVKENEPFDVALRRFKRTIEKLGLLTDLRAREFYEKPTAERKRKKAAAVKRNYKRIRSMQLPKKLY
- the cobA gene encoding uroporphyrinogen-III C-methyltransferase; this translates as MTHTHQPQVTLVGAGPGDPELLTLKAVKAIASATVLLVDDLVSDAITAHASTTARIIYVGKRGGCKSTPQAFIEKLMAQEALAGETVVRLKGGDPFIFGRGGEEVEHLQAQGIAVTVINGITSGLAGVTSLGIPLTHREHAHGVLFITGHAKQGAADSVDWVALGQTAQQAKLTLVIYMGVSGAAQLQAALLQSMRADTPVAVIHQVSLPTQRHVVCELQLLHDTIVREELASPSVIVIGDVFKGLLAMEGGAELQASAG
- a CDS encoding NAD(P)/FAD-dependent oxidoreductase translates to MKSFDVVIVGAGAAGLFCAGVAAQQGLQVLVLDHSEKVAEKIRISGGGRSNFTNRELDVRAPHKHFLGDNPQFCRSALSRYTPQNFVALMQKHHIPFHEKHKGQLFCDRSAEDLIQMLLAECNGSASGGSVTRWQPCSLKDIRYSDAVPEAQRYEVDTGQGTVHAGAVVVATGGLSIPKIGATDIGYRLAKQFNLRVVEPRPGLVPLTFDDKAWAPYAQLSGLSLPVRIETGTKKTLQGFDEDLLFTHRGLSGPGVLQISSYWQVGTDIRINLAPEVDLQEALMAAKQHSKKLIANELNAWVPSRLADTWASQDPAWQRPVIEASDKALNLLAQRLSAWPLTPTGTEGYKKAEVTVGGVDTRDLSQQTMESKQPGLYFIGEVVDITGWLGGYNFQWAWSSGHACAKALGTRLKPAV
- a CDS encoding GatB/YqeY domain-containing protein encodes the protein MSLKAQITEDMKTAMRAKDSVRLGTIRLLQAAMKQKEVDERVELDDAMVIAIVDKLIKQRKDSVAAYVSAQRQDLADIESAEMKVLEVYLPQRLSADEITAAVKAIVAEVGAAGPGDMGKVMGAVKAQLAGKADMGLVSAAVKSALAG